In the Candidatus Eisenbacteria bacterium genome, one interval contains:
- a CDS encoding cell division protein ZapA, whose amino-acid sequence MPENTRTVRIEVFGNEYNIRGQADPEYITRVAAYVDQKMREINERLALPSLSQVAILASLNIADELFRERDERQRATQEVRDRAEHLEELLVATLSGAPAGAAKRATARIDMEPQA is encoded by the coding sequence ATGCCGGAAAACACAAGAACCGTTCGCATCGAGGTTTTCGGCAACGAGTACAACATCCGCGGCCAGGCGGACCCCGAGTACATCACCCGCGTGGCCGCCTACGTGGACCAGAAGATGCGGGAGATCAACGAGCGGCTCGCGCTGCCCTCGCTCTCGCAGGTGGCCATCCTGGCCTCGCTGAACATCGCAGACGAGCTGTTCCGCGAGCGGGATGAACGGCAGCGCGCGACCCAGGAGGTCCGCGACCGCGCGGAACACCTGGAGGAACTGCTGGTGGCCACCCTCTCCGGCGCTCCGGCGGGCGCTGCGAAACGCGCGACCGCCCGGATCGACATGGAGCCTCAGGCATAA
- a CDS encoding NAD(+)/NADH kinase, producing MPRSRPAAALYPHPHKAAARHMLPAVVRFLKAQGWEALGFPEHAGILPPSVRPAAMPEMARRARFVLVLGGDGTFLSAARKVCRHRIPLVGMRVGHIGFLTTLEPGDFRRSLGQVLAGRYELDSRTMVEARVISGGGRVVARGVALNDVTVRQVDTVKVIRLGLTLDRQRLGDFSSDGVVVCTPTGATAYSLSAGGPVVMPGTRVLVATLICPHTLSSRPVAFSPEQVLTVTVEAGEPGLQVVLDGQESLPLAPGQKLAITGSRHTTRVLRPPGFSYPELLRAKLGWKA from the coding sequence ATGCCGCGAAGTAGGCCCGCGGCCGCGCTCTACCCGCACCCGCACAAGGCGGCGGCGCGCCACATGCTGCCCGCCGTGGTGCGCTTCCTCAAGGCCCAGGGCTGGGAGGCGCTCGGGTTCCCCGAGCACGCCGGGATCCTGCCCCCATCCGTGCGCCCCGCGGCCATGCCCGAGATGGCCCGCCGCGCCCGCTTCGTGCTGGTGCTGGGCGGGGACGGCACCTTCCTCTCCGCCGCGCGCAAGGTCTGCCGCCACCGCATCCCACTGGTGGGCATGCGCGTGGGCCACATCGGCTTCCTGACCACGCTCGAGCCCGGCGACTTCCGGCGCTCCCTGGGCCAGGTGCTCGCCGGCCGCTACGAGCTGGACTCCCGCACCATGGTGGAGGCGCGCGTGATCTCGGGCGGCGGACGGGTGGTGGCCCGGGGCGTGGCCCTCAACGACGTCACCGTGCGCCAGGTGGACACGGTCAAGGTGATCCGCCTGGGCCTCACGCTGGACCGCCAGCGCCTGGGAGACTTCTCCTCCGACGGCGTGGTGGTGTGCACCCCGACGGGCGCAACCGCCTACTCGCTGTCCGCCGGCGGCCCGGTGGTGATGCCCGGGACCCGGGTGCTGGTCGCCACCCTGATCTGCCCGCACACGCTTTCGTCCCGCCCCGTGGCCTTCTCCCCGGAGCAGGTCCTTACCGTCACCGTGGAGGCCGGCGAGCCCGGACTGCAGGTGGTGCTGGACGGGCAGGAGAGCCTGCCGCTGGCGCCGGGCCAGAAGCTGGCGATCACCGGCTCGCGCCACACCACGCGGGTGCTGCGCCCGCCCGGCTTCTCCTACCCGGAACTGCTGAGGGCCAAGCTGGGCTGGAAGGCCTGA
- a CDS encoding YmdB family metallophosphoesterase, with product MRILFVADVFGAPGGAAVRARLPRVKRERDIDVTVVNGENAAGGYGLTPENAQELWGAGADAVTGGNHLWAQKAIVDFIARNPRLLRAVNFPPGTPGATSAVWRTDSGATFGVAYVLGRTFMAPLDDPFRAIDEELARPEWRDARVRLVEVHAEATSEKLALAIHLDGRVSAVIGTHTHVQTADARILPGGTAFLTDAGMTGPQDSIIGVEKDLALARFRNQLPVRFQPASGDVWMHGAVVDVDEKTGRARSIQAFKEPLLK from the coding sequence ATGCGGATCCTGTTCGTCGCCGACGTCTTCGGCGCGCCCGGCGGGGCCGCGGTGCGCGCACGCCTGCCCCGCGTGAAGCGCGAGCGGGACATTGACGTCACGGTGGTGAACGGCGAGAACGCCGCCGGCGGCTACGGGCTCACCCCAGAGAACGCCCAGGAACTGTGGGGGGCCGGCGCCGACGCGGTGACCGGCGGCAACCACCTGTGGGCGCAGAAGGCGATCGTGGACTTCATCGCCCGCAACCCGCGCCTGCTGCGGGCGGTCAACTTCCCGCCCGGCACCCCGGGTGCCACCTCGGCGGTGTGGCGCACCGACTCCGGCGCCACCTTTGGCGTGGCCTACGTGCTGGGCCGCACCTTCATGGCGCCGCTGGACGATCCCTTCCGCGCCATCGACGAGGAGCTGGCGCGCCCGGAGTGGCGCGACGCGAGGGTGAGGCTGGTGGAGGTCCACGCCGAGGCCACCTCCGAGAAGCTGGCGCTGGCGATCCACCTGGACGGCCGCGTCAGCGCGGTGATCGGCACCCACACCCACGTGCAGACCGCCGACGCCCGCATCCTGCCCGGCGGGACGGCGTTCCTCACCGACGCGGGCATGACCGGCCCGCAGGATTCCATCATCGGCGTGGAGAAGGACCTCGCGCTGGCGCGCTTCCGCAACCAGCTGCCGGTGCGCTTCCAGCCCGCGAGCGGCGACGTCTGGATGCACGGCGCCGTGGTGGACGTGGACGAGAAGACCGGCCGGGCCCGCTCCATCCAGGCGTTCAAGGAGCCGCTGCTGAAATGA
- the rny gene encoding ribonuclease Y, with translation MNPTMILYGALGFAVGALVFYFVGFLVSRNFGEKSLANARRDAQKLLEDSTREAETQKRQVLLEAKEHAYQAKQQHEKDMSRQNAEIAAREKRLDERENNLLRKVDLLEKKERTLRTGEKDLAVRESALDSRQADLDRLVQEQNARLERIAHFTAEEAKQQLIANMESEARHEAARRVVEIRETAQRDAQRDARKIVTLAIQRSAAEHTAESTVSVVNLPGDEMKGRIIGREGRNIRAFERATGIDVIIDDTPEAVVISGFDPIRREVARRSLEQLIADGRIHPGRIEEVVEKTRLKLDEEVLETGERTVLDLGIAGVHPEMVRLLGRLRFRTSYGQNILEHSKEVAHLCEIMASEIGFDNQMAKRAGLFHDIGKAVDHEMEGSHPAIGKNLGEKYGEPGPVVEAIAYHHEDFNPQYLTAALVQAADAISGARPGARRESLETYVKRLEKLETIADSFPGVEKSFAIQAGREIRIMVEHKHVDDARAQLLAGEIARKVEHELEYPGQIKVVVIRETRAVEYAK, from the coding sequence ATGAATCCGACCATGATCTTGTATGGGGCGCTGGGGTTCGCTGTCGGCGCCCTCGTCTTTTATTTCGTCGGCTTCCTCGTCAGCCGCAACTTCGGGGAGAAGAGCCTGGCCAACGCCCGGCGCGACGCCCAGAAGCTGCTGGAGGACTCCACCCGGGAGGCCGAGACCCAGAAGCGCCAGGTGCTGCTGGAGGCCAAGGAGCACGCCTACCAGGCCAAGCAGCAGCACGAGAAGGACATGTCGCGCCAGAACGCCGAGATCGCCGCGCGCGAGAAGCGGCTGGACGAGCGCGAGAACAACCTGCTGCGCAAGGTGGACCTGCTGGAGAAGAAGGAGCGCACGCTGCGCACCGGCGAGAAGGACCTGGCCGTGCGGGAATCCGCCCTGGACAGCCGGCAGGCCGACCTCGACCGGCTGGTGCAGGAACAGAACGCCCGCCTGGAACGCATCGCCCACTTCACCGCCGAGGAAGCCAAGCAGCAGCTCATCGCCAACATGGAGAGCGAGGCGCGCCACGAGGCGGCCCGCCGCGTGGTCGAGATCCGTGAGACCGCCCAGCGCGACGCCCAGCGCGACGCGCGCAAGATCGTCACCCTGGCCATCCAGCGCTCCGCGGCGGAGCACACCGCGGAGAGCACCGTCTCGGTGGTGAACCTGCCCGGCGACGAGATGAAGGGCCGCATCATCGGGCGCGAGGGGCGCAACATCCGCGCCTTCGAGCGCGCCACCGGGATTGACGTGATCATCGACGACACTCCCGAGGCGGTGGTGATCTCGGGCTTCGACCCCATCCGGCGCGAGGTGGCCCGGCGCTCGCTCGAGCAGTTGATCGCCGACGGCCGGATCCACCCCGGACGGATCGAGGAAGTGGTCGAGAAGACCCGGCTGAAGCTCGACGAGGAGGTCCTCGAGACCGGCGAGCGCACCGTGCTGGACCTGGGCATCGCCGGGGTGCACCCCGAGATGGTGCGCCTGCTGGGCCGGCTGCGCTTCCGCACCAGCTACGGCCAGAACATCCTCGAGCACAGCAAGGAAGTCGCCCACCTGTGCGAGATCATGGCCTCCGAGATCGGCTTCGACAACCAGATGGCCAAGCGCGCCGGCCTGTTCCACGACATCGGCAAGGCCGTGGACCACGAGATGGAGGGCTCGCACCCGGCCATCGGCAAGAACCTGGGGGAGAAGTACGGCGAGCCCGGCCCGGTGGTGGAGGCCATCGCCTATCACCACGAGGACTTCAACCCGCAGTACCTCACCGCGGCGCTGGTTCAGGCCGCCGACGCCATCTCCGGCGCCCGCCCCGGGGCGCGGCGCGAGTCGCTGGAGACCTACGTGAAGCGCCTCGAGAAGCTGGAGACCATCGCCGACTCGTTCCCGGGCGTGGAGAAGTCCTTCGCCATCCAGGCGGGCCGGGAGATCCGGATCATGGTGGAGCACAAGCACGTGGACGACGCCCGCGCGCAGCTGCTGGCGGGGGAGATCGCGCGCAAGGTGGAGCACGAGCTGGAGTACCCCGGCCAGATCAAGGTCGTGGTGATCCGCGAGACGCGCGCCGTGGAATACGCGAAGTAG
- the xseA gene encoding exodeoxyribonuclease VII large subunit, whose protein sequence is MSAPADSRRVYTVTEINTLAQRVLHETFPSVRVGGEISGFHHHSASGHMYFDLKDGRCVLRCALFKANARRLRFRPADGLQVEATGRLTIYETRGSYQLVVDELAESGLGELQRRFEELKARLQAEGLFDEARKRPLPRYPARLGVVTSAGGAVLHDIVHVARRRWPGIRIILCPVQVQGAGAAADVARGVELFNRAGAADVLIVARGGGSLEDLWAFNEESVVRAVAASAIPVVSAVGHETDVTLCDFAADLRAPTPSAAAERAVPERAEHLRHLAHSRGRLVRGVLSAVAERRLTLRALQRSYALGRPRDLVAQRMQTVDELERRLGRAVGERLARHGDALGRARARLGALSPSRVLQRGFCYVESAPAGLPVASAAALSPGDAVRLVFRDGRAGARVETVEGAP, encoded by the coding sequence GTGAGCGCGCCGGCCGACAGCCGCCGCGTCTACACCGTCACCGAGATCAACACCCTCGCCCAGCGGGTGCTGCACGAGACCTTCCCCTCGGTGCGCGTGGGGGGCGAGATCAGCGGCTTCCACCACCACTCCGCCTCGGGCCACATGTACTTCGACCTCAAGGACGGCCGCTGCGTGCTGCGCTGCGCCCTGTTCAAGGCCAACGCGCGCCGCCTCCGTTTCCGGCCCGCCGACGGCCTGCAGGTGGAGGCCACCGGCAGGCTCACCATCTACGAGACGCGCGGCTCCTACCAGCTGGTGGTGGACGAGCTGGCCGAGTCGGGCCTGGGTGAGCTGCAGCGCCGCTTCGAGGAGTTGAAGGCGCGGCTGCAGGCGGAGGGGCTGTTCGACGAGGCCCGCAAGCGGCCGCTGCCGCGCTACCCCGCGCGCCTCGGGGTGGTCACCTCCGCGGGCGGCGCGGTGCTCCACGACATCGTGCACGTGGCCCGCCGGCGCTGGCCGGGCATCCGGATCATCCTCTGCCCCGTCCAAGTACAGGGGGCCGGCGCCGCCGCCGACGTGGCCCGCGGCGTGGAGCTGTTCAACCGCGCCGGTGCGGCCGACGTCCTGATCGTGGCGCGCGGCGGCGGTTCCCTCGAGGACCTGTGGGCCTTCAACGAGGAGTCCGTGGTGAGGGCGGTGGCCGCCTCGGCGATCCCGGTGGTCTCCGCGGTGGGGCACGAGACCGACGTCACCCTGTGCGACTTCGCCGCCGACCTGCGCGCCCCCACCCCCTCGGCGGCCGCGGAACGGGCGGTGCCGGAGCGCGCCGAGCACCTGCGGCACCTGGCGCACTCGCGCGGGCGGCTGGTCCGCGGAGTGCTCTCGGCCGTCGCGGAGCGCCGGCTCACCTTGCGCGCGCTGCAGCGCAGCTACGCGCTGGGCCGCCCGCGCGACCTGGTGGCGCAGCGCATGCAGACCGTGGACGAGCTGGAGCGGCGCCTGGGCCGGGCCGTGGGAGAGCGGCTGGCACGGCACGGCGACGCCCTGGGCCGGGCACGGGCGCGACTTGGGGCCCTCTCGCCGTCGCGGGTGCTGCAGCGCGGCTTCTGTTACGTGGAATCGGCGCCCGCGGGGCTGCCGGTGGCGTCGGCGGCGGCCCTCTCGCCCGGCGACGCCGTGCGACTGGTGTTCCGCGACGGGCGGGCCGGCGCGCGCGTGGAGACCGTGGAGGGCGCGCCTTGA
- a CDS encoding divergent PAP2 family protein: MALPRPLSHEHLDPLWVAVLCGFLVQLFKFLASSAREHRFNFRRLVETGGMPSSHSAGVAALSTAVGLREGFGSVIFAVTVYFSLIVMYDAAGLRRAAGRHAMLLNRLIDSHYRHDKHLVEMRLLELLGHTPFEVLVGALLGVAFTLCWYTLGGRTG; this comes from the coding sequence ATGGCCCTGCCGCGTCCGCTTTCGCACGAGCACCTGGACCCGCTCTGGGTGGCGGTGCTGTGCGGCTTCCTGGTGCAGCTGTTCAAGTTCCTCGCCAGCAGCGCGCGCGAGCACCGTTTCAACTTCCGGCGCCTGGTGGAGACCGGGGGCATGCCCAGCTCGCACTCCGCGGGCGTGGCGGCGCTGTCCACGGCGGTGGGCCTGCGCGAGGGATTCGGTTCCGTGATCTTCGCGGTCACGGTATACTTCAGCCTCATCGTGATGTACGACGCCGCCGGCCTGCGCCGCGCCGCCGGGCGGCACGCCATGCTGCTCAACCGGCTGATCGACAGCCACTATCGCCACGACAAGCACCTGGTCGAGATGCGGCTGCTGGAGCTCCTCGGCCACACGCCGTTCGAAGTGCTGGTGGGCGCCCTGCTGGGCGTGGCCTTCACCCTCTGCTGGTACACGCTCGGAGGTCGCACCGGATGA
- a CDS encoding polyprenyl synthetase family protein, translating to MTSPTTTFERYRASAARRAQRELLRLLPPASQPPRELHRAMRYAALGPGKRIRPALAWLAYDTVGGRKFGEAVALLAGDALHTLAFGALGDAGGRSEGARRETSVRVLASALGSRGMIGGQVFDMLGEGRPATAVSVRRIHALKTAALLGAAARLGAIWGGAPARQLERLGRLGETLGLAFQAGDDLLNATATAAQLGKAAGSDAARRKATLPRALGEAGARRTLGRLCANALRQARALPARRAEWEGLVAFIESRRS from the coding sequence ATGACGAGCCCAACGACGACGTTTGAGCGCTACCGAGCCTCCGCCGCGCGACGCGCGCAGCGGGAGCTGCTGCGGCTGCTGCCGCCGGCGTCCCAACCGCCGCGGGAGCTGCACCGGGCCATGCGCTACGCGGCGCTGGGCCCGGGCAAGCGCATCCGCCCGGCGCTGGCGTGGCTGGCCTACGACACCGTGGGCGGGCGCAAGTTCGGGGAAGCCGTGGCCCTGCTGGCCGGCGACGCCCTGCACACCCTGGCCTTCGGGGCCCTGGGGGACGCGGGAGGCCGGTCCGAAGGCGCACGTCGCGAGACCTCCGTCCGCGTGCTGGCTTCCGCCCTGGGCTCGCGCGGGATGATCGGCGGCCAGGTATTCGACATGCTCGGCGAGGGCCGTCCCGCCACCGCCGTCTCCGTGCGCCGCATCCACGCGCTGAAGACCGCCGCGCTGCTCGGCGCCGCCGCGCGCCTGGGCGCGATCTGGGGCGGCGCGCCGGCGCGGCAGCTGGAGCGGCTGGGCCGGCTGGGGGAGACGCTGGGGCTGGCCTTCCAGGCCGGCGACGACCTGCTCAACGCCACCGCCACCGCCGCGCAGCTGGGCAAGGCCGCCGGCAGCGACGCCGCGCGGCGCAAGGCCACGCTGCCCCGCGCGCTGGGCGAGGCCGGCGCCCGCCGGACACTGGGGCGGCTGTGCGCGAATGCCCTGCGGCAGGCGCGGGCGCTGCCCGCGCGCCGGGCCGAGTGGGAGGGACTGGTGGCGTTCATCGAGTCCCGGAGGTCGTGA
- a CDS encoding 1-deoxy-D-xylulose-5-phosphate synthase yields the protein MTRLLDSIQSPQDLRPLTLDQLAQLAQELRDEILRVVSETGGHLGPSLGVVELTIALHRVFDSPRDPIVWDVGHQAYGHKLLTGRRERFGTLRQYGGISGFTRRAESPHDVFGAGHGGTSISAAAGLAAARDLAGQDHHVIAVIGDGSLTAGMAYEALNHAGGTGRRMMVILNDNEMSISPNVGALARYLTRMTSSHGYRRIEADIYDLLGKVPLGGKAREAARRIKEGLKGLMVPGLIFEELGFKYYGPIDGHDIPLLVDTLEHLKDFREPVLLHVLTKKGKGVGFAEAAPVKFHGLGPFDKVTGKTVPAGLPSFSQEFAQILIEIAEQDPRVVAVTAAMLEGTGLRAFQERFPDRTFDVGMAEQHAVGLAAGMAVGGRRPVCAIYSTFLQRAYDQVLHDVALQNLPVVFAADRAGFAGDDGPTHHGVFDIAYLRCVPNLTLMAPSDEQEFADMLYTAVTEATGPVEVRYPRATVPGRGRSGFHLVPWGQAEVRREGGDVAIWALGPALAWALEAAELMQAEGMQATVVNARFAKPLDEALLVNHARRFRRIVTVEEAAVAGGFGSAVLEALERNELSGVEVRRIGIPDEFIQHGKRELLLRDVGLTPERIARRVLERWREYAAK from the coding sequence ATGACCCGACTGCTGGACTCGATCCAGTCTCCCCAGGACCTTCGCCCGCTCACCCTGGACCAGCTGGCGCAGCTCGCGCAGGAGCTGCGCGACGAGATCCTGCGGGTGGTCTCGGAGACCGGGGGGCACCTCGGCCCCAGCCTGGGCGTGGTGGAGCTGACCATCGCGCTGCACCGGGTGTTCGACTCCCCGCGGGACCCCATCGTGTGGGACGTGGGTCACCAGGCCTACGGGCACAAGCTGCTCACCGGGCGGCGCGAGCGCTTCGGCACGCTGCGCCAGTACGGCGGCATCTCCGGGTTCACGCGGCGCGCCGAGAGCCCGCACGACGTGTTCGGCGCGGGACACGGGGGCACGTCCATCTCCGCGGCCGCCGGCCTGGCGGCCGCGCGCGACCTGGCGGGGCAGGACCACCACGTGATCGCCGTGATCGGAGACGGCTCGCTGACGGCGGGCATGGCCTACGAGGCGCTCAACCACGCGGGCGGCACCGGGCGCCGGATGATGGTGATCCTCAACGACAACGAGATGTCCATCTCGCCCAACGTGGGCGCGCTGGCCCGCTACCTCACGCGCATGACCAGCAGCCACGGCTACCGACGCATCGAGGCCGACATCTACGACCTGCTGGGCAAGGTGCCCCTGGGCGGGAAGGCGCGCGAGGCGGCGCGGCGCATCAAGGAGGGCCTCAAGGGCCTGATGGTGCCGGGCCTGATCTTCGAGGAGCTGGGCTTCAAGTACTACGGCCCCATCGACGGCCACGACATCCCGCTGCTGGTGGACACCCTCGAGCATCTCAAGGACTTCCGCGAGCCGGTGCTGCTGCACGTGCTCACCAAGAAGGGCAAGGGCGTGGGCTTCGCCGAGGCCGCGCCGGTGAAGTTCCATGGCCTGGGCCCGTTCGACAAGGTCACCGGCAAGACCGTGCCGGCCGGCCTGCCCAGCTTCAGCCAGGAGTTCGCGCAGATCCTGATCGAGATCGCCGAGCAGGACCCGCGGGTGGTGGCGGTCACCGCCGCGATGCTGGAGGGCACCGGGCTGCGCGCCTTCCAGGAGCGCTTCCCGGACCGCACCTTCGACGTGGGCATGGCCGAGCAGCATGCCGTGGGGCTGGCCGCCGGAATGGCGGTGGGGGGGCGACGCCCGGTGTGCGCCATCTACTCCACGTTCCTGCAGCGAGCCTACGACCAGGTGCTCCACGACGTCGCGCTGCAGAACCTCCCGGTGGTGTTCGCCGCGGACCGCGCCGGCTTCGCCGGCGACGACGGCCCCACCCACCACGGCGTGTTCGACATCGCGTACCTGCGCTGCGTGCCCAACCTGACGCTCATGGCGCCCTCGGACGAGCAGGAGTTCGCAGACATGCTCTACACCGCGGTCACCGAGGCGACCGGCCCGGTGGAGGTCCGCTACCCGCGGGCCACGGTGCCCGGCCGGGGCCGCTCCGGTTTCCACCTGGTGCCCTGGGGCCAGGCCGAGGTGCGCCGCGAGGGCGGCGATGTGGCCATCTGGGCGCTGGGTCCGGCGCTGGCGTGGGCCCTCGAGGCCGCGGAGCTGATGCAGGCCGAGGGGATGCAGGCCACGGTGGTGAATGCGCGCTTCGCCAAGCCGCTCGACGAGGCGCTGCTGGTCAACCACGCGCGGCGCTTCCGCCGCATCGTCACGGTGGAGGAGGCAGCGGTGGCCGGGGGCTTCGGCAGCGCCGTGCTGGAGGCGCTGGAGCGCAACGAGCTGAGCGGGGTGGAAGTGCGCCGCATCGGCATCCCCGACGAGTTCATCCAGCACGGCAAGCGCGAGCTGCTGCTGCGCGACGTGGGGCTGACCCCCGAACGCATCGCGCGGCGGGTGCTCGAGCGGTGGCGGGAGTATGCCGCGAAGTAG
- a CDS encoding bifunctional 5,10-methylenetetrahydrofolate dehydrogenase/5,10-methenyltetrahydrofolate cyclohydrolase, which translates to MNPTGEGPAKRLDGEAAAAAVRGRVQARVDALRARGVTPGIAVVQVGHMPASDVYVRKKLQAAEAMGFQARLEALDPQAGHPSLLSRIAKLNSDAEVHGYLVQLPLPSGWDESTALRSVAPEKDLDGFHPMNVGRATLGEGGFWPCTALGVLELLRHHEVPLAGRHVVVIGRSRVVGRPLATLLSLRDVNATVTLCHTGSGDLARYTRSADVVVMAAGIPRALTAEMIREGAVVVDVGIHREPDPGRPGKMRLVGDVDAASVAARAAWLSPVPGGVGPMTVAMLLQNAVTACERSLA; encoded by the coding sequence ATGAACCCGACGGGCGAGGGGCCGGCGAAGCGCCTCGACGGCGAGGCCGCCGCCGCGGCCGTCCGGGGGCGGGTGCAGGCCCGCGTGGACGCGCTGCGCGCGCGGGGCGTCACCCCGGGGATCGCGGTGGTGCAGGTGGGCCACATGCCCGCCTCCGACGTGTACGTGCGCAAGAAGCTGCAGGCCGCCGAGGCGATGGGATTCCAGGCGCGGCTGGAGGCCCTGGACCCGCAGGCCGGCCATCCTTCGCTGCTGAGCCGGATCGCGAAGCTCAACTCGGATGCCGAAGTGCACGGCTACCTGGTGCAGCTCCCGCTGCCGTCCGGCTGGGACGAGAGCACCGCGCTGCGCTCGGTGGCGCCGGAGAAGGACCTCGACGGATTCCATCCCATGAACGTGGGCCGCGCCACGCTCGGCGAGGGCGGGTTCTGGCCGTGCACCGCGCTGGGGGTGTTGGAGCTGCTGCGCCACCACGAAGTGCCCCTGGCCGGCCGCCACGTGGTGGTGATCGGGCGCAGCCGCGTCGTGGGCCGGCCGCTGGCCACGCTGCTGAGCCTTCGCGACGTGAACGCCACCGTGACGCTGTGCCACACCGGCAGCGGCGACCTCGCGCGCTACACCCGGTCGGCCGACGTCGTGGTGATGGCCGCGGGCATCCCGCGCGCGCTCACCGCGGAGATGATCCGCGAGGGCGCCGTGGTGGTGGATGTGGGCATTCATCGCGAGCCCGATCCAGGGCGCCCCGGAAAGATGCGACTGGTGGGGGACGTGGACGCCGCCAGCGTGGCCGCCCGTGCCGCGTGGCTCTCCCCGGTGCCCGGCGGAGTGGGCCCGATGACCGTCGCCATGCTGCTGCAGAACGCCGTGACCGCGTGCGAGCGGAGTCTCGCGTGA
- a CDS encoding exodeoxyribonuclease VII small subunit: protein MAEKAKGAESAPPEIPFEQALERLEALVARLEAGELPLEKSLAAFEEGMQLARLCAARLEEAEKRVQVLVEQADGTTELEPLEDDEPNDDV, encoded by the coding sequence ATGGCGGAGAAGGCAAAGGGCGCGGAATCGGCGCCGCCCGAGATTCCCTTCGAACAGGCGCTCGAACGGCTGGAGGCGCTGGTGGCCCGGCTGGAGGCGGGGGAACTGCCCCTGGAGAAGAGCCTCGCCGCCTTCGAGGAGGGCATGCAGCTCGCCCGCCTGTGCGCCGCGCGCCTCGAGGAGGCGGAGAAGCGCGTGCAGGTGCTCGTGGAGCAGGCCGACGGCACGACGGAGCTGGAACCCCTCGAGGATGACGAGCCCAACGACGACGTTTGA